AGTGAATACCGCCGAACGAACGCATTGCTCCCGGCGGAGTTGTGGCGGCGATTCCGTCAGTGGTCGTAGTCGGTTGCCAACCGTTCGCACGGATACCACCGTTGCATGTAGGGGGGCACCGTTGCATCCGACGAATTTGCTAATAAACCCCCACCCCTCACTGTTGCATGCGAAACATCCGAGACTCTCTCGTCACGGCGTCCCGGCGAGAAACCGAGCGGTATCCGCGCCATGGGTTCGCGTCCTCGACTGACACGCCGTCGCTGGCGATCGCCGTTCGGATCCCGCGGCGATACTGTGTCCGCCAGCGTTGCTAGGGACCAGCAGTGGTGTTCGGGTAGCCACTCCATTGGTCCTACCGGATCACAACGTTACAGAGGTAGGTTGAGTCAGCCTTAGAGCACTCTATGAGGTAGGGGAGAAAGTTCTGCGTCACATTAGGAACCGGGCAATCCAACAGGGAGCTCATGCCACGCAACACGTCTGTGCAACGCATTCGAACGACTGCTGATCGGTATCACGGTGGCCACCTTCCATGTGGCGTCCACGATTCGATCGCCGATCGTCGCTCCGCGAGCCACGACGCTTACAGACGCTGGCCTGTTCGGTGCATCGCTGGGTCGAGTACGGCCCCGTCGATCGTCGCGCCGGTGCGTTCTCAGGGGCCACCACGCGATCGCCGGCCAGTCCCGATCGTCGTTCGATACCGTCGAAATCAGGGGACTGCAGCCGTGTGTGATCCTCGGCGTGGCTTCGACGGCCGTCCAGGGGTGGCCCGTCGCTCCCATAGGTCGCTCGGCCCCTCAGCGGATCGCATGCGGCATCGAGGCTTACCCAAGGCTGCTCGTCGGTTCGGAGTCTTGTCGGTTCACAGTCGTCTCACAACAGGGATACCAATGGCTTCCTCCGGAAGATATCGTTAATCGTGAAGCGACAATCAGCGTCTGAAATCAAACTAGAACACCTCTAATAACATCTCATGTCGTGAACGCGAGTGTGAGGTGACCAGTGATGACTCGAAATCGAGGAGGTCCCTCGAGTAAGCGATAGGTTTCGTTCTGCCACCATCGGGAAACCGACGATATGTCGCGAGGACATGCGCTACTACTAAAAAGTCTCGACCTGTTTCGCGCGGCCGTTGCTGCCTTTCGATTCGACCCACGTCTTGACGAGCCCCATCGTTTCGAGATCGGTGATGGTCTCACGGATCGCACGGGTACTGATCTGATTGTCCTGTGAGATGAGCCGCGAGTACCCCTCGCGGACCTGCTCGGTCGTTACCGGTTGGACGGTCTCACCCGTCCGGGTGTCGGTCCAATCGGCGGCCCCATGTAGCACGAAAAAGTGATGGACGGAGAGGTTCAGGAGCTTCTCGACGGTCGATTCTCTGTCGGTCGTCTCGATGTTGCTGTCGAGGCAGTCTTCGGTGACCTGTGTGAGCCCCTCGTCGTTGGCCGTTTCGCCGGCCTGGCGAAACAGGGTGAGCGTTTTGCGAGCGTCACCCCATCGTGTGGCGGCCGTACCGATGCCGTAGCAGGCAACCCTCTCGGGAACGGCCCCCTCACGGAAGGCCCGCTGGAGGCGCGGGGTTCGACGATCGCCTGAAGCTTCGCTTGGTTGTACGGTGGGAAAAACACCGCCTCGTCGCTCATTGCACTCTGGACGCGGCTGTCGACCCGGAGATCGACATCGATCAACTCGTTGCTGAGGAGCCACGCCGAGAGCTGGATGTCCCGTTTGAGCTTCCCCTCTCCACGCAGTAGCCGATAGAAGAACTCGTTGGGATCGTAGTTCGAATCCTGCCGGATTTGATCGATCTCGTCGAGGATCAGCACGGTCCACTCGGGATACGCCGCAAGCGCCTCCCAGATCCCCTCGAACACCCCATCGAGACCCTCGTAGGCACCCTTCTTCTCACCGGTGAGTTCGAAGTGGATCTCGTTTGCGGCACTGAACAGCGAGCGACATTCCTTCAGGTTGACGTACTCGGCGGCCAGTTGGTCGGTGCGGGCGGCGAACTCGGTACAGAGTCGCCGGGTCGTCAGCGTCTTTCCCGTTCCCGGTGGGCCGTAGATCGAGACGGTCGTCGGGAGATAGCCCTCGTGGACCCCGTTGAGCAGGGTCGCCAGCTCGCGTTCTTGGGGCTCGCGGGCCACGATCTCGTCGGGCTCCGAAAGCGGATCGAGCGCGCCCTTGTCCGTAAACACACTGTCGTCGGGGGCGGTATCGTCGAAGAGATCGTCGTATTTGTTCATGGGTTCTTCGCGCGTAGCCGATGGTTATGTTGCAGTTCCAGCGGAACTACGAGTGTGTATGTGTGCTACAGCACGATAAATTCCGTCCGGTAGGATACTCCCCAGCACCACTCGGCTACGAGGGCGGCCGGGAGCGACGCGTCGGCGTGATCATCAGAGACCGCAACCCCGACGATCACCGATTGCTCGACAGGTCGAGCTCGACTATTCATACCAGTGGTGGATTTATTGACGTCTAGTGGTGAGAGAGAGTATGGTCGACAACGAACCTGGCCTCGAAGCGTGGAAAGAACACACGAGCGCATTCGATAGGGTTCGGTCAGTCGCGGAAGCGGTCGCACAGCCCCGATCGGCATCGGACATCGCAGACGAGACCCTCGTCGCGGAGAACACGGCTCGCAGCCATCTCAAACGACTCGTCGAGATGAGCGTCCTCCTGAAAACCGATCGTGGGGGAACGACGTTGTATACGCCTGATCCGCTCTACGTCCGGCTACGGACGCTCCGTGAGCTCCTCGAAGAGTACGGCCATGATGGCCTCATCGGGCTTTAGCTAACCGCCTCCTTGCCTGGAGGACAAGCAGTTGGGGGAGGGGGAGCATCCGCTCCACCAAGCGCGCTCGCGCTGGATTCGAGTGAAGCACCCGATGAGCGCACTCAGAGATCACTCCGTCGCTGTCCTGCGGTTCGACTCTTAGCTAAAGACGGATGCTCCCAGCGTGTCATAGAAAGATTCGCCTGGTGTTCGGCCACCGTCTGAGAAGACTGTTCCCGCTGGTTCTGAATAGCGATGATATTGTCTACGTATCAGGCACTGGTTCTCGGCCTAGCATGGAGTTGTGCGACGAATTCCATGATACGCTGCATTCACTCACACAGCCATCACCTAATCTGACCGATGATTTAGCTCCGCCGCTCACCTCGATTGGGAACTATCGACTCTGCGTTCACACACGGATCTACCAGCCGATACGGTTCGAGGGGTTCTCTGCTGGTCGCTTAGCGACTAGTCCAGTGTTCACAATCGGCCACAAACCCCACAAGAGACACTGGTGCGGGTGAATCGGATCCGAGTGTGAAGACCGGTTTTGGTTACTCATCGATCCTTGCGGAGGGACCATCGAACAGTGCGTCCGATTCTGGGACAGCCGTTAGCAGGAATTTGAGTCCCCTCAGGGAGTGGTTTTGCGAATCGGTGTTGTCTGCCTGTCGATGCACGCAACCGCTGGACGATCGTCGATCGCACTCACCCACTGCACACCGAAACGAAAACCACCAGACGGCAACCGTGTGTGAACTTTTGGCTGGTTCGAGTACCGCCGCCTGAATGATAGCAATACTGGACCGATCGATTCCTCAAGACGCTTCAAGGCATCTCGCAGTCGCTCTAAGACGGATTTCTACGATCGGCCGTTGGATTGGTTTGGTGTGCGCGGTAGCGGTGATCCGGTTCACACTCGGGGTGGTGAGCAGCCCATCGTCTTCCTTGCGGGGCGAATACACCGATTGTGAAACGGTCAGCAACGAGTGAGAATGCACGAACCAATCTCTGCGCGTCGCTCACCGAGTCAAGACGACTGTGACTCGTATATCAGCAAGGCGGTGCAACTCATTGAGCACGGGGATGAACAGTAGATATACCAACACAACAAAAATTACTTATGGTTGTAGGTAATTCGAAAGTAGTACATCATGTCCCGGAACGCGGACCAAGCGGACGATTCCGAAGACAGTACCCAGAAACACACGACGAAGAACGCGGCAGCTCGACGACGCACCGTACTGAAGACTGGCGCAGCAGTCCTCTCTGGGACCGCTCTCGCAGGCTGTTCTGGTGGGAGTGGTGACGGGGGTAGTGGGAATAGTAGCGGTGGTAGTGAGAATGACAGTGGTGGTGGTGACAACAGCAGCGGGAACGCGTCAGGGACGGACGGAGAGACCTCTGCAGAGGAGACGTCTGCGGATACTGCTTCTACGGGGAACGCCTCGATGGAGAATGGTTCCGGCGAGGGAGGCAACGGCTCGGAAGAATTCGGCGGTACTACCGTCACATCCGGGGAGCCAACGAACATCGCGATCGTGTCGAGTCCGGCCGGCTTTGGCGACAACGCGTTCAACGATCTTGCTCTCGATGGGTTGAACGCCGCAGCGACCGCAACCAACCTCCAGATCAATCAAGTAGAGGAGACTGAACAATCACAGTACCAGTCGGTACAGGCGAATCTGGCACAGAGCGGTGACTACGATCTCATCGTCTTGGTCTCGTTCAACCATACGGAAGCGCTGACACAGAACGCAGCCGATTACTCCGACCAAAATTGGATGCTGATCAACGCCTTCGTCGATCAGCCGAACGTCGCTGGCTACACGTGGGCCAACCACCAGATGTCATATCTGGCTGGGGTTGCGGCCGGAACGATGACTACGGAGGACTTCTCTCTTGGGGGCGTCTCGACGACCCCGGATTCCGCCCAGATCGGCTTCGTTGGCGGCGAGGACGGGTCGCTTATCAACGCCTTCGAACGGGCATACACTGCTGGTGCCCAGTCAGTCAACGAGGACGTCGAAGTCGATGTCGGCTACATCGGCAACTTCACCGATACGAGCACTGCAGCCGACATCGCCAACTCACAGTATGACGGCGGAGCGGACATCGTCTACCATGGTGCTGCGGCGGCGGGACGGGGCGTCTTCCAAGCAGCACAGAGCAAGAGTCGCCCTGCCATCGGCGTCGACTCGGATCAGTCCACAACCCTTCCGGACTTCCAGGACGTCATCATGGGCTCGGCAGTCAAGTTCATCAACGAGGGAACGCGGGAGGTCGCGATGGCAGTCGCCAACGATAACTTCGATAGCGTCGCTGGTGACAACGTCCTCACGCTTGAAGACAACGCTGTCGACTTTGTTGTCGGACAGTCGTACGAGGGTGAACTACCGGACGTGCTGACACAGAACATCGAGGAGGCGAAACAGGGCATCATCGACGGCGATATCAGTGTTCCCTGTACTGCATCCGGCTGCCAGTAGATCTCCAGACACCACAGAACACGACACAAACGGGATTTGTATAATGACGGATGATACACAGACACCTGCAGTCCGACTCGAAGGGATCACCAAGCGCTTCGGCGACGTCGTGGCGAACGACGACGTTGACCTCTCCGTAGGGAAAGGATCGATCCACGCTCTGGTCGGTGAAAACGGCTCTGGGAAGACGACGCTGATGAGTGTCCTCTACGGACTGTACGATCAAAACGCCGGAACGATCAGTATTGATGGCGAATCGCGGACGTTCGATAGACCGCGAGACGCGATGGATGCTGGCGTAGGCATGATCCACCAGCACTTCCAGCTCGTGGAACCGATGACCGTACTACAAAACATCATTCTGGGCCACGAACCAACCGACAACGGGCTGGTCAACGAGTCGGCTGCAAGAGAAAATATCGAGGAGATCTGCTCGCGCTATGACTTCGAGGTGGACCAGCATCTCGATACGCCGATTCGGGATCTCGATCTCGGTGT
The genomic region above belongs to Halococcus salifodinae DSM 8989 and contains:
- a CDS encoding BMP family lipoprotein — its product is MSRNADQADDSEDSTQKHTTKNAAARRRTVLKTGAAVLSGTALAGCSGGSGDGGSGNSSGGSENDSGGGDNSSGNASGTDGETSAEETSADTASTGNASMENGSGEGGNGSEEFGGTTVTSGEPTNIAIVSSPAGFGDNAFNDLALDGLNAAATATNLQINQVEETEQSQYQSVQANLAQSGDYDLIVLVSFNHTEALTQNAADYSDQNWMLINAFVDQPNVAGYTWANHQMSYLAGVAAGTMTTEDFSLGGVSTTPDSAQIGFVGGEDGSLINAFERAYTAGAQSVNEDVEVDVGYIGNFTDTSTAADIANSQYDGGADIVYHGAAAAGRGVFQAAQSKSRPAIGVDSDQSTTLPDFQDVIMGSAVKFINEGTREVAMAVANDNFDSVAGDNVLTLEDNAVDFVVGQSYEGELPDVLTQNIEEAKQGIIDGDISVPCTASGCQ